From a region of the Hemitrygon akajei chromosome 16, sHemAka1.3, whole genome shotgun sequence genome:
- the LOC140739863 gene encoding protein S100-B-like, with the protein MTELEKCIGALVAIFQNYAGKEGNPNSLNRSEVKDLLKSQLPGLLKNPNDKEGLDKVMMDLNGDGEMDFVEFGQLVILLGAFCHESLKNMPKEKYKA; encoded by the exons ATGACTGAACTGGAAAAATGTATCGGTGCGTTGGTTGCTATCTTCCAAAACTATGCCGGAAAAGAGGGTAACCCAAATTCACTGAATAGGAGTGAAGTAAAAGATCTTCTGAAGAGTCAGCTGCCAGGTCTCCTGAAG AACCCGAATGACAAAGAGGGCTTGGACAAGGTTATGATGGACTTGAATGGTGATGGGGAGATGGATTTTGTGGAGTTTGGACAGCTGGTGATTTTACTCGGTGCTTTCTGCCATGAATCGCTTAAAAACATGCCAAAGGAAAAATACAAGGCCTGA